Proteins found in one Flavobacterium channae genomic segment:
- a CDS encoding sulfite exporter TauE/SafE family protein, with the protein MLYSAFIFGLISSFHCIGMCGPIAMMLPLDRNNEAKKASQILTYHIGKLTAYGSLGLIFGLLGRSFYLAGMQQQLSIIVGVLMILIAIIPEKIFAKYNFSKPVYRLITKVKSSLGQQFKNRSYKSLYTIGLLNGFLPCGMVYVALFGAIAMQNISLGVTYMLLFGIGTIPMMVAVSYASNLITFSFRGALQKVIPYVAVIIGMLFIIRGLGLDIPYLSPSNMSLFVQSEANCH; encoded by the coding sequence ATGTTATATTCTGCTTTTATATTTGGGTTAATCAGTAGTTTTCACTGCATCGGAATGTGCGGTCCTATTGCTATGATGTTACCTTTAGATAGAAATAATGAAGCCAAAAAAGCATCACAGATTTTAACTTATCACATTGGTAAATTAACTGCTTACGGATCATTAGGTTTAATTTTTGGTTTACTAGGTAGAAGTTTTTACTTAGCAGGAATGCAACAGCAATTGTCTATTATTGTTGGTGTATTGATGATACTGATTGCAATTATTCCAGAGAAAATATTCGCAAAATATAACTTTTCAAAACCAGTCTATAGGCTAATTACTAAAGTAAAATCGAGTTTAGGCCAACAGTTTAAAAACAGAAGTTATAAATCGCTTTATACGATAGGTTTATTAAATGGTTTTTTACCATGCGGAATGGTTTATGTAGCCCTTTTTGGAGCTATAGCCATGCAAAATATTAGTTTAGGAGTTACTTATATGTTGCTTTTTGGGATTGGAACAATTCCAATGATGGTAGCAGTAAGTTATGCTTCAAATTTAATTACTTTTTCATTCAGAGGAGCGCTTCAAAAAGTAATTCCGTATGTTGCAGTAATTATAGGAATGTTGTTCATAATAAGAGGTTTAGGATTGGATATCCCATATTTATCACCAAGTAATATGAGTTTATTTGTACAATCCGAAGCCAATTGTCACTAA
- a CDS encoding FixH family protein, which produces MKFNWGTGIVIAFALFMAFILSYVFKVQSNDKYDHELVVEDYYKQEATVQGDIEKQENANALTNKVVIESTAEGLKIQFPSDFDFAKINGKVSLYRPSSQKLDFEIPISLSSPHLLIPKSNLPGGLWDISIDWNYDGVNYLNKDSFRIE; this is translated from the coding sequence ATGAAATTTAATTGGGGAACAGGAATAGTCATAGCTTTTGCATTATTTATGGCATTTATATTGTCGTATGTTTTTAAAGTGCAATCTAATGACAAATACGATCATGAATTAGTTGTTGAAGATTATTATAAACAAGAGGCAACTGTTCAAGGTGATATTGAAAAACAAGAAAATGCAAATGCATTAACAAATAAAGTTGTAATTGAAAGCACTGCTGAAGGACTTAAAATTCAGTTTCCTTCAGATTTTGATTTTGCAAAAATAAATGGAAAAGTGTCCTTATATAGACCGTCAAGTCAGAAATTAGATTTTGAAATTCCGATTTCACTTTCTAGTCCACATTTGCTCATACCTAAAAGTAATTTGCCTGGCGGTCTTTGGGACATTTCTATAGATTGGAATTATGATGGAGTTAATTATTTAAACAAAGATTCATTTAGAATTGAATAG
- a CDS encoding sodium:solute symporter: MEILDWIVLSTTLFFIVIYGVIKTKGSANVEDYLLDNNQTPWFTVGISVMATQASAITFLSTPGQAYHDGMGFVQFYFGLPLAMIVIAYTFIPIYHRLKVFTAYEYLEQRFNIQTRTLAAILFLVQRGLGTGITIYAPSIILSALLGWNLTFLNVIIGILVIIYTVTGGTKAVNITQKQQMFVIMLGMFVIFFYILTNLPEDVDFSNVLHIAGANGKMDILDFSYNPETRYTFWSGITGGFFLMLSYFGTDQSQVGRYLSGKSIKESQMGLIMNGILKVPMQFFILLTGVLVFVFFQFNDAPLHFNPTNVQKVKASEHKTEYENLEQKLAVLNTDKKIVNQIYIEQLKHNEYDNPILKKQMVALSLKEKDLREDAKDVIKKVDGKTETNDKDYVFLYFILNYLPKGLLGLLLAVIFSAAMSSSASGLNSLAATSAIDIYKRNVNSKSDKHYVHATQYFTVFWGIVAIGFACISSLFENLIQLVNIIGSIFYGTVLGIFLIGFYINYVKGKAVFIGACLSQLTIFYIFYLDVVGYLWLNFIGALLTIGLSLLLQKSFNNADK, translated from the coding sequence ATGGAAATTTTAGATTGGATTGTATTATCTACAACACTGTTTTTTATTGTAATTTATGGTGTAATTAAAACAAAAGGAAGCGCTAACGTAGAAGATTATCTTTTAGATAATAATCAAACACCTTGGTTCACCGTTGGAATTTCCGTTATGGCTACTCAAGCAAGTGCTATTACATTTCTATCAACACCAGGTCAGGCTTATCATGACGGAATGGGATTTGTTCAATTCTATTTTGGATTACCATTAGCCATGATTGTTATTGCCTATACTTTTATTCCTATTTACCACCGATTAAAAGTATTTACAGCTTATGAATATCTAGAACAACGATTCAATATCCAAACCAGAACATTAGCTGCAATATTATTCTTGGTACAAAGAGGACTTGGAACCGGAATAACGATTTATGCGCCTTCTATTATTTTATCAGCGCTTTTGGGTTGGAACCTAACCTTCTTAAATGTTATCATTGGAATATTAGTAATCATTTATACGGTTACTGGAGGAACAAAAGCAGTAAATATTACTCAGAAGCAACAGATGTTTGTAATCATGCTGGGAATGTTTGTGATTTTCTTTTATATCCTTACCAATTTACCAGAAGATGTTGATTTTTCTAATGTATTGCATATTGCTGGTGCCAATGGAAAAATGGATATCTTGGATTTTTCATATAATCCTGAAACGAGATATACTTTTTGGAGTGGAATTACCGGAGGTTTCTTTTTGATGCTTTCTTACTTTGGAACCGATCAATCACAAGTAGGACGTTATTTATCTGGAAAGTCAATTAAAGAAAGTCAAATGGGATTGATAATGAACGGTATTTTAAAAGTTCCTATGCAATTTTTCATCTTATTGACTGGAGTTTTGGTTTTTGTTTTCTTTCAATTTAACGATGCTCCATTGCATTTTAATCCTACCAATGTTCAGAAAGTAAAAGCATCAGAACATAAAACAGAATATGAAAATTTAGAACAAAAATTAGCTGTTTTAAACACAGATAAAAAAATTGTCAATCAAATTTACATTGAACAACTTAAGCATAACGAATACGACAATCCAATTCTAAAGAAACAAATGGTTGCCCTTTCGCTTAAAGAAAAAGATTTAAGAGAAGACGCTAAAGATGTGATTAAAAAAGTAGATGGAAAAACAGAAACCAATGACAAAGATTATGTGTTTTTGTATTTCATTCTAAATTACCTTCCAAAAGGACTTTTAGGCTTGCTTTTAGCCGTTATTTTTAGTGCTGCTATGTCATCAAGTGCTTCTGGTTTAAATTCATTAGCAGCAACTTCTGCTATTGACATTTATAAACGTAATGTAAATTCAAAATCAGATAAACATTATGTTCATGCTACTCAATATTTTACTGTTTTTTGGGGAATTGTAGCTATAGGATTTGCGTGTATTAGTTCGCTTTTTGAAAACTTAATTCAATTGGTAAACATTATAGGTTCTATATTTTATGGAACTGTTTTAGGAATTTTCTTAATTGGATTTTATATCAACTACGTAAAAGGAAAAGCCGTTTTCATTGGAGCTTGTTTAAGTCAGTTAACCATCTTCTACATCTTTTATTTGGATGTTGTTGGGTATTTATGGTTGAACTTTATTGGAGCTTTATTAACTATTGGATTGTCTTTGTTACTACAAAAATCGTTTAACAACGCTGATAAATAA
- a CDS encoding CcoQ/FixQ family Cbb3-type cytochrome c oxidase assembly chaperone, producing the protein MLKFIKHNLETITGVEIYPIISLTIFFTAFVLFTLWAFTYSKEKIKEISEMPLNDE; encoded by the coding sequence ATGCTGAAGTTTATAAAACATAATTTAGAAACCATAACGGGAGTAGAAATTTATCCGATTATTTCGTTAACGATTTTCTTTACTGCGTTCGTATTGTTCACTCTTTGGGCATTTACTTATAGCAAAGAAAAGATTAAAGAAATTAGTGAAATGCCTTTAAACGACGAATAA
- the ccoN gene encoding cytochrome-c oxidase, cbb3-type subunit I: protein MEKQQFYYDNKIVRNFIYASIVFGVVGMLVGLILAFLFLFPNLTSGISFLSFGRLRPLHTNAVIFAFVGNAMFAGIYYSMQRLLKARMFSDLLSKIHFWGWQLIIVAAAISLPLGYSTSKEYAELEWPIDIAIALIWVVFGINMIGTIIKRRERHIYVAIWFYIATFVTVAVLHIFNSLELPVSAMKSYSVYAGVQDALVQWWYGHNAVAFFLTTPFLGMMYYFVPKVANRPVYSYRLSIIHFWSLIFIYIWAGPHHLLYTALPDWAQNLGVVFSVMLIAPSWGGMINGLLTLRGVWDKVRTDAVLKFFVVAITGYGMATFEGPMLSLKNVNAIAHFTDWIIAHVHVGALAWNGFLSFGMIYWLIPRMTKTKLFSEKLANFHFWIGTLGIVLYSLPLYVAGFTQASMWKQFKPDGGALQYGNFLETVTEIMPMYWMRAVGGTLYLTGVIVLVYNIIRTVKQGSPVENELVEAPALAVISPNRLKGEKLHSWLERKPVQFMLLTTVAILIGGLIQILPTILVKSNIPTIAAVKPYTPLELEGRDLYIREGCVGCHSQMVRPFRSEVERYGDYSKAGEFVYDHPFLWGSKRTGPDLAREGVKGKPFNGGRDDVWHFNHMYDPQGLNEKSIMPRYQWLIKNELDKSTIQDKMRTMVTLGVPYTEAEINNALKNMDEQATKIQTNLLANPEINKSFGKETASPLKDREIVALIAYLQRLGTDTQVKK, encoded by the coding sequence ATGGAGAAGCAACAATTTTATTACGACAACAAAATTGTAAGGAATTTCATCTACGCTAGTATCGTTTTCGGGGTAGTGGGGATGTTAGTAGGGCTTATTTTAGCTTTCCTATTTTTGTTTCCAAACTTAACAAGCGGCATATCGTTTTTAAGTTTTGGACGCTTAAGACCGTTACACACCAATGCGGTAATTTTTGCCTTTGTTGGTAACGCAATGTTTGCGGGTATTTATTACTCAATGCAACGTTTATTAAAAGCAAGAATGTTTAGCGACCTTTTGAGTAAAATTCACTTTTGGGGATGGCAGTTAATTATTGTAGCTGCAGCAATTTCTTTACCATTAGGTTATTCTACTTCAAAAGAATATGCAGAATTAGAATGGCCAATTGATATTGCAATTGCTCTTATTTGGGTGGTTTTTGGTATCAATATGATTGGAACCATTATTAAAAGAAGAGAACGTCATATTTATGTAGCTATTTGGTTTTACATCGCTACGTTTGTAACGGTTGCAGTACTACATATTTTTAATAGTTTAGAATTACCAGTTTCAGCAATGAAATCGTATTCGGTTTATGCTGGTGTTCAAGATGCTTTGGTACAATGGTGGTATGGTCATAATGCAGTAGCATTTTTCTTAACTACACCATTCTTAGGTATGATGTATTATTTTGTACCAAAAGTAGCAAACCGTCCTGTTTACTCATACAGATTATCTATTATTCACTTTTGGTCGTTAATCTTCATTTATATTTGGGCTGGACCTCACCACTTATTATATACTGCTTTACCTGATTGGGCTCAAAACTTAGGAGTTGTTTTCTCTGTAATGTTGATTGCGCCATCTTGGGGAGGTATGATTAATGGATTGTTAACATTAAGAGGGGTTTGGGATAAAGTACGTACTGATGCAGTATTGAAATTCTTCGTAGTAGCTATTACAGGTTATGGTATGGCAACTTTTGAAGGTCCAATGTTATCATTAAAAAACGTTAACGCTATTGCTCACTTTACGGATTGGATTATTGCTCACGTACACGTTGGAGCTTTAGCTTGGAATGGTTTCTTATCATTTGGTATGATCTATTGGTTAATCCCAAGAATGACAAAAACGAAATTATTCTCTGAAAAATTAGCAAATTTCCATTTCTGGATAGGTACTTTAGGTATTGTTTTATATTCTTTACCTTTATATGTAGCTGGTTTTACACAAGCTTCTATGTGGAAACAATTTAAACCTGATGGTGGCGCATTACAATATGGAAACTTCTTAGAAACAGTTACTGAGATTATGCCAATGTATTGGATGCGTGCAGTAGGAGGTACTTTATATTTAACTGGAGTTATCGTATTAGTTTACAATATTATCAGAACAGTTAAGCAAGGTTCACCAGTAGAAAACGAATTAGTAGAAGCTCCAGCTTTAGCTGTAATTTCTCCAAACCGTTTAAAAGGTGAAAAATTACACTCTTGGTTAGAAAGAAAACCAGTTCAATTCATGTTATTGACTACAGTTGCTATTTTAATTGGAGGTTTAATCCAAATTTTACCAACGATTTTAGTAAAATCAAATATTCCAACAATAGCAGCAGTTAAACCTTACACACCACTTGAATTAGAAGGTAGAGATTTATACATCCGTGAAGGTTGTGTGGGATGTCACTCTCAAATGGTTCGTCCGTTCCGTTCAGAAGTTGAGCGTTATGGAGACTATTCTAAAGCAGGAGAATTTGTATACGATCATCCATTCTTATGGGGTTCTAAACGTACAGGTCCAGATTTAGCTCGCGAAGGTGTTAAAGGAAAACCATTTAATGGAGGTAGAGATGATGTATGGCATTTTAACCACATGTACGATCCACAAGGATTAAATGAGAAATCAATTATGCCAAGATACCAATGGTTAATCAAAAATGAATTAGACAAATCGACTATTCAAGATAAGATGAGAACTATGGTAACATTAGGTGTACCTTATACAGAAGCTGAAATTAACAATGCTCTTAAAAATATGGACGAGCAAGCAACTAAAATTCAAACTAATTTATTAGCTAATCCAGAAATTAATAAATCATTTGGAAAAGAAACTGCATCGCCATTAAAAGACAGAGAAATTGTAGCACTTATTGCTTATTTACAACGATTAGGTACTGACACTCAAGTTAAAAAATAA
- the ccoS gene encoding cbb3-type cytochrome oxidase assembly protein CcoS, with protein MSVIYLLISISIVVAIVFLGAFIKAVKSGQYDDDYTPSVRMLFDDEIVKKENPNKLIQTEKQKSI; from the coding sequence ATGAGTGTCATTTATTTATTAATCTCAATTAGTATAGTAGTTGCTATAGTCTTTTTAGGTGCTTTTATTAAAGCAGTTAAAAGTGGCCAATATGATGATGACTATACGCCATCAGTCAGAATGTTATTTGATGATGAAATAGTGAAAAAAGAAAATCCTAACAAATTAATACAAACAGAAAAACAAAAATCAATCTAA
- the ccoG gene encoding cytochrome c oxidase accessory protein CcoG yields MSNLPDESFRDTIATINAEGKRNFIHPKKPSGPFYEKRKLLSYFLLLFLIASPFVKVNGNQFLMFNVLERRFSIFGFAFWPQDFHLFVISMIIGVVGLTLFTVAFGRIFCGWFCPQTIFMEMVFRRIEYWIDGDRGAQLRLSKQEWNAEKIRKRVTKWTIFFIFSFFIANVFLAYLISSDELIKMITEGPFSNLSTLIALLIFTGVFYFVFAWFREQVCIIACPYGRMQGVLLDNKSINVAYDHVRGEGANGRKKWRNGEDRTALGHGDCIDCNQCVVVCPTGIDIRNGTQLECINCTACIDECDVIMEKVGLPKGLIRYASEDEIVKKEKFKLTTRMKGYIGVLTLLVAILIGMLFLRNDVEANFLPMSGQLFQHNGDNIRNFYTYKVVNKTDEAFDNVTIKIVNYKGEIKLIGSPVIKVPKQGLASGTIYIDIPESSLKEEKVHLKLELYNGDKLIEETATNFQGPRNFN; encoded by the coding sequence ATGTCAAATTTACCAGACGAAAGTTTTAGAGATACAATTGCGACCATTAATGCAGAAGGGAAAAGGAATTTTATACATCCTAAAAAACCTTCAGGACCTTTCTATGAAAAGAGAAAATTATTAAGCTATTTTCTATTACTGTTTTTAATTGCATCTCCATTTGTGAAAGTGAATGGAAACCAGTTCTTAATGTTCAATGTTTTAGAAAGACGCTTTAGTATTTTCGGATTTGCATTTTGGCCACAAGACTTTCATTTGTTCGTTATTTCAATGATAATTGGAGTAGTAGGGTTGACTTTATTTACGGTTGCTTTTGGTCGTATTTTTTGTGGTTGGTTTTGTCCGCAAACTATTTTTATGGAAATGGTTTTTAGACGAATTGAATATTGGATTGATGGAGATAGAGGAGCACAATTACGTTTGTCAAAACAGGAGTGGAATGCTGAAAAAATAAGAAAAAGAGTTACCAAGTGGACTATCTTTTTTATTTTTTCATTCTTCATTGCGAATGTTTTCTTGGCTTATTTAATTAGTAGCGACGAATTAATCAAAATGATTACCGAAGGTCCATTCTCAAACCTAAGTACATTAATTGCTCTATTAATATTTACTGGAGTTTTTTACTTTGTATTTGCCTGGTTTAGAGAGCAAGTTTGTATTATAGCTTGTCCATACGGTAGAATGCAAGGTGTATTATTAGACAATAAATCAATCAATGTTGCTTACGATCACGTAAGAGGAGAAGGTGCAAACGGAAGAAAGAAATGGCGTAATGGTGAAGACAGAACTGCATTAGGTCACGGTGATTGTATCGATTGTAATCAATGTGTGGTAGTTTGTCCTACAGGAATCGATATTAGAAACGGAACGCAATTAGAGTGTATCAATTGTACTGCTTGTATTGATGAATGTGACGTTATTATGGAAAAAGTAGGATTACCGAAAGGTTTAATTCGATATGCAAGTGAAGATGAGATAGTTAAAAAAGAGAAATTCAAGTTAACTACTCGTATGAAAGGTTACATTGGTGTACTAACACTTTTAGTAGCTATTTTAATTGGAATGCTGTTTTTACGAAACGATGTTGAAGCTAACTTTTTACCAATGTCGGGTCAATTGTTCCAACACAACGGCGATAATATTAGAAATTTTTACACCTACAAAGTAGTCAATAAAACTGATGAAGCTTTTGATAATGTTACGATTAAGATTGTAAATTATAAAGGTGAAATAAAATTAATTGGAAGTCCAGTTATAAAAGTACCAAAACAAGGTTTAGCGAGTGGAACAATTTATATTGATATTCCTGAAAGTTCTCTAAAAGAAGAAAAAGTACATTTAAAATTGGAATTATATAACGGAGATAAGTTGATTGAAGAAACAGCAACAAATTTCCAAGGACCAAGAAACTTTAATTAA
- a CDS encoding cbb3-type cytochrome c oxidase N-terminal domain-containing protein: protein MKKLIPSYVRVPLLFAIVFAALEYFIDSGDRPAFIKFPMVALFLGVFLFLLIAIEIVVDAVDKVTYHILTDEQKKQLEEAQSVSFTESKWYQNLVSKLTRSKEIESENDIMLEHDYDGIKELDNVLPPWWVYLFYGTIVFALVYMVRFHVMNEYDQEQEFKNEVELAELEKSKMPKSAEDEVSYETVVAVTDATKLAKGKEIFTNACAACHKADGGGLVGPNLTDEYWINGGGIKNIFKLISEGSKNNPSMVAWNKNLSSSDIQNIASYILTLQGSKPAGAKAAEGEIWKETPETKPSTESMSVIETKIDSVVTELPVKK, encoded by the coding sequence ATGAAAAAATTAATTCCATCATACGTAAGAGTTCCATTACTGTTTGCAATTGTTTTTGCAGCTTTGGAATATTTTATCGATTCGGGAGATAGGCCAGCCTTCATCAAGTTTCCAATGGTTGCTTTGTTTTTAGGAGTGTTCTTATTTTTACTAATTGCAATTGAAATCGTTGTTGATGCTGTTGATAAAGTAACGTATCACATTTTAACAGATGAACAAAAGAAACAATTAGAAGAAGCACAGTCGGTTTCTTTCACAGAAAGCAAATGGTACCAAAACTTGGTTAGCAAACTTACACGTTCAAAAGAAATTGAAAGTGAAAATGATATTATGCTAGAGCATGATTACGATGGTATCAAAGAGTTAGACAATGTTTTGCCACCATGGTGGGTGTATTTGTTCTACGGTACAATTGTTTTTGCATTGGTTTATATGGTTCGTTTCCATGTGATGAATGAATACGACCAAGAACAAGAATTTAAAAATGAAGTTGAATTAGCTGAATTAGAAAAGTCTAAAATGCCTAAAAGCGCAGAAGATGAGGTAAGCTATGAAACAGTTGTTGCTGTTACTGATGCTACTAAATTGGCAAAAGGGAAAGAAATCTTTACAAATGCATGTGCTGCATGTCACAAAGCAGATGGTGGAGGTTTAGTTGGACCAAACTTAACTGACGAGTATTGGATTAATGGTGGAGGTATTAAAAATATTTTCAAATTAATATCTGAAGGAAGTAAAAATAACCCTTCAATGGTAGCTTGGAATAAAAACTTGTCTTCATCTGATATTCAAAATATTGCGAGTTATATTTTAACATTACAAGGTAGTAAACCTGCTGGAGCAAAAGCTGCTGAAGGAGAAATTTGGAAAGAGACACCTGAAACTAAACCTTCTACGGAGTCTATGTCTGTAATAGAGACGAAAATAGATTCTGTTGTTACCGAATTACCAGTAAAAAAATAA
- a CDS encoding heavy metal translocating P-type ATPase — translation MDTENCFHCGNEIIKKDEIVFDEKKFCCNGCKTVYEIFSQNDLTCYYDFQAAPGATPQDIQGKYDFLDNEEIVTKLLEFQERTTHIVSLYIPHIHCSSCIWILENLQKLQPGINASQVNFGEKKVRITFNPEQTSLKDIVYLLSSIGYEPYISLENFDEGKKKIDRTLIYKIGVAFFCFGNIMLLSFPEYFEVEEYWIDQYRGFFRWLIFGLSLPTFIYSASGYYVSAWKSMKSGLLNIDIPIALGIVVMFVRSTVDIVFDYGQGFFDSMAGLIFFMLLGKLFQKKTYDFLSFERDYKSYFPIAITKVLPNGEEESVQVYDIQKGDRLLIRNQELIPVDGILISEKASIDYSFVTGEAVPIEKKSGDKVFAGGKQMGKVIEMEVLFSVSQSYLTQLWSNDVFQKRVEQQHKNITDRISRYFTPALLALAIVSFIYWIFIDVQTAFNVFTAILIVACPCALALTAPFTLGNVLRILGKRKLYLKNALVVEQLAKVDTIVFDKTGTITTNKKTAITYEGTELNATELKLLKNVLRGSNHPLSRRLYDFIPNQEKVETSSFEETIGKGIFAEIDGNTVKLGSSQFLKTMTENTHKKTKVHVEINGVYKGSYVFNNQYRKGLEELFADLAKHYNLVVLSGDNDGEKRILEKMLPAKTTLVFNQKPEQKLQYIEQLQKEGKNVMMVGDGLNDAGALAQSNLGLSISENVNVFSPACDGILDASQFDKIAFFMRYSKNAMKTIYMSFGLSLLYNVVGLSYAVTGELDPIVAAIIMPLSTITIVSFVTILTNLYAGKK, via the coding sequence ATGGACACAGAAAATTGTTTCCATTGTGGTAATGAAATTATAAAAAAAGACGAGATTGTATTTGACGAAAAGAAGTTTTGTTGCAATGGTTGTAAAACCGTATACGAAATTTTTAGTCAAAACGACCTAACGTGTTATTATGATTTTCAGGCAGCACCCGGCGCCACTCCACAAGACATTCAGGGCAAATATGACTTTTTAGACAATGAAGAAATTGTTACTAAATTATTGGAATTCCAAGAGCGTACAACACACATTGTTTCACTCTACATTCCTCATATACACTGTAGTTCGTGTATTTGGATTCTGGAAAATCTACAAAAGCTACAACCAGGAATAAACGCTTCGCAAGTTAATTTTGGCGAAAAGAAAGTCCGAATTACGTTTAATCCCGAACAAACTTCTTTAAAAGATATCGTCTATTTATTGAGTTCGATAGGTTACGAACCTTATATTTCATTAGAAAATTTTGATGAAGGCAAGAAAAAAATCGACCGAACTTTAATCTATAAAATAGGAGTAGCGTTTTTCTGTTTTGGAAATATCATGCTGCTTTCGTTTCCCGAATATTTTGAAGTAGAAGAATATTGGATTGACCAATACCGCGGATTTTTCCGTTGGTTGATTTTCGGATTATCGCTTCCTACGTTTATTTATTCGGCTTCTGGATATTACGTTTCCGCTTGGAAAAGTATGAAATCAGGCTTGTTGAATATTGATATTCCAATTGCTTTAGGAATTGTGGTGATGTTCGTAAGAAGTACGGTCGATATTGTTTTTGATTACGGACAAGGATTCTTCGATAGTATGGCTGGGTTGATTTTCTTTATGTTATTAGGAAAGTTATTTCAGAAGAAAACTTACGATTTCCTTTCATTTGAACGCGATTACAAATCGTATTTTCCAATTGCAATTACGAAGGTTTTACCAAATGGAGAAGAAGAATCGGTTCAAGTATATGATATTCAAAAAGGAGACAGATTATTAATTCGAAATCAAGAGTTAATTCCAGTAGATGGGATTTTAATTTCCGAAAAAGCATCTATCGATTATAGTTTCGTAACAGGTGAAGCTGTTCCAATTGAGAAAAAATCAGGCGATAAAGTCTTCGCTGGCGGAAAACAAATGGGAAAAGTCATCGAAATGGAAGTGCTATTTTCGGTTTCCCAAAGTTACTTAACGCAATTATGGAGTAACGATGTCTTCCAAAAACGCGTAGAACAACAACACAAAAACATAACGGATAGAATTAGTCGCTATTTTACGCCAGCTTTATTAGCATTGGCAATAGTTTCCTTTATTTATTGGATTTTCATCGATGTTCAAACCGCTTTTAATGTTTTCACTGCGATTCTGATTGTGGCTTGTCCTTGTGCTTTGGCATTAACGGCTCCGTTTACTTTAGGAAATGTGTTGCGAATTCTAGGCAAACGAAAATTATATTTGAAGAATGCTTTAGTTGTAGAACAATTAGCCAAAGTAGATACGATTGTTTTCGACAAAACAGGAACGATTACAACCAATAAAAAAACAGCTATTACTTACGAAGGAACCGAATTAAATGCTACTGAATTAAAATTATTGAAGAACGTTTTACGTGGTTCGAATCATCCACTAAGTAGAAGATTATATGATTTCATTCCAAATCAAGAAAAAGTAGAAACTTCAAGCTTTGAAGAAACTATTGGAAAAGGAATTTTCGCAGAAATCGATGGAAATACGGTAAAATTAGGCTCGTCACAATTCCTTAAAACCATGACCGAAAACACGCATAAGAAAACCAAAGTGCATGTGGAAATCAATGGCGTTTATAAAGGAAGTTACGTATTCAATAATCAATACAGAAAAGGATTAGAAGAATTGTTTGCTGATTTGGCTAAACATTACAATTTAGTCGTCTTATCTGGTGATAATGATGGTGAAAAGAGAATTTTAGAGAAAATGTTACCAGCAAAAACTACTTTAGTTTTCAACCAAAAACCCGAGCAAAAACTACAATACATTGAACAATTGCAAAAAGAAGGTAAAAATGTGATGATGGTCGGTGATGGATTAAACGATGCTGGTGCTTTGGCACAGAGTAATTTGGGACTATCCATTTCAGAAAACGTAAATGTGTTCTCTCCCGCGTGTGATGGGATTTTAGATGCATCTCAGTTTGATAAAATTGCATTTTTCATGCGTTACTCTAAGAATGCAATGAAAACAATTTATATGAGTTTTGGACTTTCTTTATTATATAATGTTGTAGGACTAAGTTATGCTGTTACAGGTGAACTTGATCCAATTGTAGCAGCTATCATCATGCCGCTCAGCACAATAACAATTGTAAGCTTTGTTACAATTCTTACAAATTTGTATGCAGGTAAGAAATAA